One part of the Enterococcus sp. DIV1094 genome encodes these proteins:
- a CDS encoding polymer-forming cytoskeletal protein, whose product MLSKKLSLLGLTATALLALGACGADNNDSSNSSSASSTTEVSTTESSADVVSTASISDDPTVLEKAMSADGNWIVAATGDVTFSNDVTIAGEFHDKDDASADIYRKIALYSQDDDRNVTAEYTVTVPTLIVESENTNIVHGTIKGDVLVKANGFVLDGAKVEGNVTFEKQEYQDSAKLDENDASVTGDVTVSE is encoded by the coding sequence ATGCTATCAAAAAAATTATCTTTATTAGGTTTAACTGCAACAGCACTTTTGGCTTTAGGAGCGTGTGGTGCTGACAACAATGATTCATCTAATTCTAGCTCAGCTTCATCAACAACAGAAGTAAGTACAACAGAAAGCTCAGCAGATGTTGTATCAACTGCTTCAATCAGTGATGACCCAACTGTTTTAGAAAAAGCAATGTCAGCTGACGGCAACTGGATCGTTGCAGCAACAGGTGATGTGACATTCTCAAACGATGTAACAATCGCAGGTGAATTCCATGACAAAGACGATGCAAGTGCAGACATCTACCGTAAAATCGCATTATACTCACAAGACGATGACCGTAACGTAACAGCTGAATACACAGTGACTGTTCCAACATTGATCGTTGAATCAGAAAACACAAATATCGTTCACGGAACAATCAAAGGTGACGTACTAGTTAAAGCAAATGGCTTTGTATTAGACGGAGCAAAAGTTGAAGGTAACGTAACATTTGAAAAACAAGAATACCAAGATTCAGCAAAACTTGACGAAAACGACGCATCAGTAACAGGCGACGTAACAGTTAGCGAATAA
- a CDS encoding histidine phosphatase family protein, producing MLYITRHGETTWNAQGLVCGHADIELTEKGKQQAEKLAEKVAGLEVPITKIIHSPLQRARDTAQAVAKKVNLPMTVDDRLIEMDFGDYDGRPSEDKDFQEARQNFAVRFPNGESVLDVYARITPLLKECLEDEENVYLLVCHNALIRIINAYFHPMPNDTFFDFFVDNTELVTFE from the coding sequence ATGTTATATATCACTAGACACGGAGAAACAACTTGGAATGCTCAAGGGTTAGTTTGTGGTCATGCAGATATCGAATTAACTGAAAAAGGCAAACAACAAGCAGAAAAACTTGCTGAGAAAGTGGCAGGATTGGAAGTGCCGATCACAAAAATCATTCATTCCCCTTTACAACGCGCGCGCGATACTGCGCAAGCGGTAGCAAAAAAAGTCAATCTACCAATGACAGTGGATGATCGTTTGATCGAGATGGACTTTGGCGATTACGACGGACGTCCTAGCGAAGACAAAGACTTTCAAGAAGCTCGCCAAAATTTTGCAGTACGGTTCCCAAACGGGGAATCGGTTTTAGATGTATATGCACGGATCACACCGTTACTAAAAGAGTGCTTAGAAGACGAGGAAAATGTTTACTTGCTTGTCTGCCATAATGCACTGATCCGAATCATCAATGCGTATTTTCACCCTATGCCGAATGATACATTCTTTGACTTTTTTGTTGATAATACGGAACTGGTTACATTTGAATAG
- a CDS encoding Lsa family ABC-F type ribosomal protection protein translates to MSKIEIKQLTFGYDSQENMLFDQAELNIDTTWKLGLIGRNGRGKTTLLNILQNKLPYQGQVIHQQEFVYFPQQVKETNQLTYDVLLELSNCELWEIERELMLMQTDPEILWRPYASLSGGEKTKVLLALLFTDDQHFPLIDEPTNHLDVLGRRQVAEYLHKKKQGFIVVSHDRQFIDEVVDHILVIEKSQLEIYQGNYSIYEEQKRRKDEFELAQNQKIKKEVTRLKKTAAEKAEWSRSREGDKTKKRVGFIDTEARRVDRGSIGADAARTMKRSKAIVNRMENQISEKEKLLKDLEYIDPLNMFPNQSHHKRLLTVENLQLGYEEMLFEPVSFSIEQQQCVAITGPNGSGKSSIIQYLLGDFSGQAKGEVLRPATVSISYVRQNYEDNMGTLTSFAQSHQLDLELFLNNLRKLGMERDVFHTRIENMSMGQRKKVELAKSFAQSADLYIWDEPLNYLDVFNQEQIEQLLLQVKPAMLIVDHDQRFLEKVATQRIDLQRIK, encoded by the coding sequence ATGTCTAAAATCGAAATAAAACAATTAACATTTGGCTATGATAGCCAAGAAAATATGCTATTCGATCAAGCTGAGCTAAATATTGATACGACATGGAAACTAGGGCTGATTGGTCGAAACGGTCGAGGAAAAACAACCTTACTGAACATTTTACAAAACAAATTACCCTATCAGGGACAAGTGATCCATCAACAAGAATTTGTTTATTTTCCGCAACAGGTAAAGGAAACGAACCAACTGACCTATGATGTCTTGTTAGAACTCTCAAACTGTGAGCTGTGGGAGATCGAACGTGAATTGATGTTGATGCAAACTGATCCCGAAATACTCTGGCGGCCGTATGCGTCCTTATCTGGTGGAGAAAAAACAAAAGTATTACTTGCGCTCTTGTTTACGGATGATCAACATTTCCCACTGATCGATGAACCAACGAATCATCTCGACGTCCTTGGTCGCCGTCAAGTAGCAGAATACTTGCACAAGAAAAAACAAGGCTTTATCGTTGTCAGTCATGATCGCCAGTTTATCGACGAAGTTGTCGATCATATTTTGGTCATCGAAAAAAGTCAGTTAGAAATCTATCAAGGAAACTATTCGATCTATGAAGAACAAAAGCGTAGAAAAGACGAATTTGAATTAGCTCAAAATCAAAAAATCAAAAAAGAAGTCACTCGCTTGAAGAAAACGGCAGCTGAAAAAGCTGAGTGGTCACGTTCACGTGAAGGAGATAAAACAAAAAAACGTGTCGGTTTTATTGATACCGAAGCACGGCGAGTCGACCGTGGCTCAATCGGAGCGGATGCTGCACGGACAATGAAACGATCCAAGGCGATCGTGAATCGTATGGAGAACCAAATTAGCGAGAAAGAAAAATTATTAAAAGATTTAGAGTATATCGATCCATTGAATATGTTTCCGAATCAGTCTCATCATAAACGCTTATTGACCGTGGAAAATCTACAGCTTGGTTATGAAGAGATGCTTTTTGAACCCGTCAGCTTTAGTATCGAGCAACAACAATGTGTCGCAATAACTGGACCTAATGGCAGTGGAAAATCGTCGATCATCCAGTATTTATTAGGAGACTTTAGCGGCCAAGCTAAGGGAGAAGTCCTGCGTCCAGCGACAGTTAGTATCAGTTACGTTCGTCAAAACTATGAAGACAACATGGGTACATTAACAAGCTTTGCACAAAGCCATCAGCTAGACCTTGAACTCTTTTTAAATAATCTTCGTAAATTAGGAATGGAAAGAGACGTATTCCATACGCGCATTGAAAACATGAGTATGGGTCAAAGAAAAAAAGTCGAATTAGCCAAATCATTTGCGCAATCCGCTGATCTTTACATTTGGGATGAGCCATTGAATTATTTAGATGTCTTCAATCAAGAACAAATCGAACAACTATTGTTGCAAGTCAAACCAGCGATGTTGATCGTCGACCATGATCAGCGATTTTTAGAAAAAGTTGCTACGCAAAGGATCGACTTACAAAGAATAAAATAA
- a CDS encoding glycerate kinase produces MKLLAAIDSFKGSATSKELNQAVLEGWGEAEQKINQPIADGGEGTAEAIYATLGGEWRTLSCPDLLFRKKECRYLLTQKENRKLAIIESTEVIGLDLLTRPTDQTIRLASSFGLGELIKDALNQFVDEIIVTLGGSGCSDGGLGLLQSLGAKLNGVTEGNPLLTIKELDLSQLMKIDQTVTIAADVTNPYTGEQGATQMFGKQKGGSPETLACLEEQAEKIVEQIKTKTAIDLNQLAGSGAAGGIGGALAIVGAEMKSGFTLVSELVDLEAKIKESELIVTGEGRIDQQTIHGKVPYGVALLAKKHGKKIVAICGSREKELGELASVLPSVFSIQTGPISLEKALDHQETLESARLLSQAISGIFR; encoded by the coding sequence ATGAAATTACTTGCGGCGATCGATTCATTCAAAGGCAGTGCAACTTCAAAAGAACTCAACCAAGCAGTATTGGAAGGTTGGGGTGAGGCAGAACAAAAAATCAATCAACCAATTGCTGATGGCGGTGAAGGAACTGCTGAAGCCATTTACGCTACATTAGGTGGTGAGTGGCGAACACTTTCTTGTCCAGATTTACTTTTTCGGAAAAAAGAATGCCGCTACTTGTTGACACAAAAAGAGAACCGTAAATTAGCGATCATCGAATCCACAGAAGTGATTGGCTTAGACTTGCTGACCAGACCCACCGATCAAACGATCCGACTAGCCTCTAGTTTTGGGTTAGGAGAGCTGATCAAAGATGCCTTGAATCAGTTCGTCGATGAGATCATTGTTACACTAGGCGGAAGTGGGTGTTCTGACGGGGGCTTAGGTCTGTTACAGTCTTTAGGAGCCAAATTAAATGGTGTCACAGAAGGAAATCCTCTATTAACGATCAAAGAACTCGACTTGTCGCAATTAATGAAAATCGATCAAACTGTGACGATTGCGGCAGATGTAACGAATCCTTATACTGGCGAACAAGGCGCTACCCAAATGTTTGGCAAACAAAAGGGCGGATCACCAGAGACATTAGCTTGTTTAGAAGAACAAGCAGAAAAAATCGTTGAACAAATCAAAACAAAGACAGCAATCGATTTGAATCAGCTAGCTGGCAGTGGTGCCGCTGGTGGGATCGGTGGCGCTTTAGCGATTGTCGGAGCCGAGATGAAATCGGGCTTCACGCTTGTTTCTGAATTAGTCGACTTAGAAGCTAAAATCAAAGAGTCAGAACTCATAGTTACAGGAGAAGGCCGAATCGATCAACAAACGATCCATGGAAAAGTGCCATATGGGGTAGCATTGCTCGCTAAAAAACACGGCAAAAAAATCGTGGCGATCTGCGGAAGCCGTGAGAAAGAATTAGGTGAACTAGCGTCGGTTCTTCCCAGTGTATTTAGTATTCAGACAGGCCCAATCTCTCTTGAAAAAGCATTGGATCATCAGGAAACATTAGAAAGCGCCAGATTACTCTCACAAGCAATCAGCGGAATATTTCGATGA
- a CDS encoding oligosaccharide biosynthesis protein Alg14, with translation MTQHERLLVAKNKALYFFPSLQTMDVISAKDLMDDSFMSSFQQQLKQYKLIIFLDYGFDVAFASRIRPYTQAKIILFFWNHFKEEHHHLLKKAEAETAIDDIFHFDILEAKELGIKHNSSFYSKDMPLPKAEVTTDLFFGATDNGRKQRADDYRTAFEQLGISTNFYILPSRGNDQEGYLTYTEYLQKTNGSKGILELLREGQSGVTLRTFESIFFNKKLVTDNKAISGYRFYNAQNIFLLGERNLEELPAFLNSPYQTVDREIIEFFDAENWVERFVDFDPEVFSIYEYCGIEAR, from the coding sequence ATGACCCAACACGAACGATTACTTGTAGCGAAAAATAAAGCATTATATTTTTTCCCATCTTTGCAAACGATGGATGTCATCTCAGCGAAAGATTTAATGGATGATTCATTTATGTCATCGTTCCAACAGCAACTCAAGCAATATAAACTAATTATCTTTTTAGATTATGGGTTTGATGTCGCATTTGCTTCTCGTATTCGGCCATACACACAGGCGAAGATCATTCTATTCTTTTGGAACCATTTTAAAGAAGAGCATCATCACTTATTGAAGAAAGCGGAAGCAGAAACAGCAATTGATGATATTTTCCATTTCGATATTTTAGAAGCCAAAGAATTGGGGATCAAGCATAACAGTTCTTTTTATTCAAAAGACATGCCTTTGCCAAAAGCTGAAGTCACGACTGATTTATTTTTTGGAGCAACTGATAACGGCAGAAAACAACGAGCAGATGATTACCGAACAGCATTTGAACAGTTAGGTATCTCAACTAATTTTTATATTTTACCAAGTCGTGGAAATGATCAAGAGGGATATTTGACCTATACAGAATATTTGCAAAAGACGAATGGTTCTAAAGGGATTTTGGAATTATTGCGGGAAGGTCAGAGCGGTGTAACTTTAAGAACATTCGAATCAATTTTCTTCAATAAAAAATTAGTTACTGATAACAAAGCGATTTCTGGTTATCGTTTCTATAACGCACAAAATATCTTCTTATTGGGAGAAAGAAACTTGGAAGAACTTCCGGCGTTTTTAAATAGCCCTTATCAAACCGTCGATCGTGAAATCATTGAATTTTTTGATGCGGAAAATTGGGTAGAGCGCTTTGTCGATTTTGATCCTGAAGTATTTTCAATCTATGAGTACTGTGGTATTGAAGCACGTTAG
- a CDS encoding amino acid permease, whose protein sequence is MESTEQTKLKKQLSSRHITMLALGGAIGAGLFKGSGEAIGIAGPAVLFAFLIGGGILFIVMSGLGKLVLDGGDTQHGLSGLIRPYLGNHSADFVDWVYYSMWMINIIAEAVAAASFLQLWFPHVPAWFFILLLAILTTLINLYSVRLFAETEYWLAFAKISVIVLMILFGLYLVGQQMLGTGIFPTLSQLTDHGGFTPHGLKGVVSSLLVVIYSYGGSELIAITVSEADDPKKAIPKAIKGVMGRIVSFYIIPLFLLLILFPWNTLAGSSVSPFVLVFEQMNIPFASDIVNFVIVLALFSSINSGVYASSRLLFFRLKDNKGSAKKLAKLNKHSVPQRAVLFCTSVLYLGVILSYFVGDKLFSYLAGSLSYTVLVIWLMISAAAFRLALKKGTWKAKGFNLFALVALTLILIGILMTNSIGVTVLTALLYAGIFFSYQKKKDVFVIDNEPFSSI, encoded by the coding sequence ATGGAAAGTACAGAACAAACAAAGTTAAAAAAACAACTTAGTTCCAGACATATCACCATGCTTGCTCTTGGTGGCGCGATTGGTGCTGGTTTATTTAAAGGAAGTGGAGAAGCCATTGGTATCGCTGGTCCTGCTGTTTTATTTGCTTTTTTGATTGGTGGCGGCATTTTATTTATTGTCATGAGTGGCCTAGGTAAGTTGGTTTTAGACGGTGGCGATACGCAACATGGTTTATCTGGTTTGATCCGTCCTTACTTGGGCAATCATTCCGCAGACTTCGTTGACTGGGTCTATTACTCGATGTGGATGATCAATATCATCGCTGAAGCTGTAGCGGCGGCATCATTTTTACAATTATGGTTTCCGCATGTCCCCGCTTGGTTTTTCATTTTACTTTTGGCGATTTTAACAACTTTGATCAATCTTTACTCCGTTCGTTTGTTTGCTGAAACAGAGTATTGGTTAGCTTTTGCGAAGATCAGTGTCATTGTTTTAATGATTCTTTTTGGTCTTTATCTCGTTGGACAACAAATGCTGGGAACTGGAATTTTTCCTACATTAAGCCAGCTGACTGATCACGGTGGTTTCACTCCCCACGGATTAAAAGGTGTTGTCAGTTCTTTACTTGTAGTCATCTATTCATATGGTGGATCAGAATTGATCGCAATCACAGTCAGTGAAGCAGACGATCCTAAAAAAGCGATACCTAAAGCAATCAAAGGCGTTATGGGCCGAATCGTTTCCTTCTATATTATTCCACTTTTCTTATTACTGATTCTTTTTCCTTGGAATACTTTAGCTGGTTCATCGGTTAGTCCTTTTGTCTTAGTTTTTGAACAGATGAATATTCCTTTTGCTAGTGATATCGTGAATTTTGTCATTGTCTTGGCACTATTTTCATCAATCAATTCTGGTGTTTACGCCTCTTCTCGGCTATTGTTTTTCCGTTTGAAAGACAATAAAGGATCAGCTAAAAAGCTGGCAAAATTGAATAAGCATTCGGTTCCGCAGCGTGCTGTACTATTTTGTACAAGTGTTTTATACCTTGGCGTTATCCTTTCTTATTTCGTTGGTGATAAACTCTTTAGTTATTTAGCTGGTTCCCTTTCTTATACGGTACTGGTGATCTGGTTGATGATCAGTGCAGCCGCCTTTCGTTTGGCTTTAAAGAAAGGCACTTGGAAAGCAAAAGGCTTCAACCTATTTGCTTTAGTTGCATTGACCTTGATTTTGATAGGGATCCTAATGACAAATTCAATCGGTGTGACCGTACTAACTGCTCTACTATATGCTGGTATTTTCTTTAGCTATCAAAAGAAAAAGGATGTCTTTGTCATAGATAATGAACCCTTCTCTTCTATTTGA
- a CDS encoding DUF305 domain-containing protein, with translation MKKYGKFLLMIIVSTVIMFGMMYLNVYSIDHLFFSRTRVFMALMMGAVMAIIMLLFMWKMYEHKKLNIMILTISLLVFGGSLFMVRSQTTVDDVAWMKAMIPHHSIAILTSKRANLEDPEVKKLAEKIIEAQEKEIDEMKELIDRLD, from the coding sequence ATGAAAAAGTACGGGAAATTTTTGTTAATGATCATTGTTTCAACAGTTATTATGTTTGGGATGATGTATCTAAATGTTTATTCGATCGACCATCTCTTCTTTAGTCGGACAAGGGTCTTTATGGCATTGATGATGGGTGCTGTCATGGCAATCATCATGTTACTTTTCATGTGGAAAATGTATGAACATAAGAAGCTGAATATCATGATCTTAACGATCAGCTTGTTGGTGTTTGGTGGTTCGTTATTCATGGTCCGTAGTCAAACGACGGTTGATGATGTGGCATGGATGAAAGCAATGATCCCTCATCACTCTATTGCTATTTTAACAAGTAAGCGTGCCAATCTAGAAGATCCTGAGGTCAAAAAGTTAGCAGAAAAAATCATCGAAGCACAAGAAAAAGAAATCGATGAAATGAAGGAATTGATTGATCGCTTGGATTGA
- the nhaC gene encoding Na+/H+ antiporter NhaC, whose amino-acid sequence MEKIRKPSFIEAVSVLIIIVATIAIGVVGFKISPNIAILIAIGMVMVYAVVKKHPTDMLHEGIINGLKPGIIPIFIFILVGALIAVWIQAGIIPTLMVYGFKIISVPWFVPSVFVVCAIVGSAVGSAFTVMSTIGIAFFGIGTTLGLNPALVVGAIVSGAVFGDKMSPLSESTNLAAAIVDADLFKHIKHMMWSTLPAFFVSLVLFAFLGHTDKGASLAEIQNVTTILENNFTISVWSLLPLFLMLICAWKKVPAILTILLNVAVAVGMIFIQTPSTSFTRLATVLESGFLSETGNAQIDALLSRGGIESMMPTVSLIILTLSLGGLLIEFGLISTVMEVVSKKMTTTPRLIFTTLMTSIGVNLFIGEQFLSVILPGNAFKETYKKAGLDSTVLSRTLEDGGTVINYLIPWGIAGSFVASTFGIPTMTYLPFVFFSLLSPVFSMVSAMTGLGIAKKKEEKGNLSDVKDTM is encoded by the coding sequence ATGGAAAAAATAAGAAAACCTAGCTTTATTGAAGCAGTAAGTGTATTAATAATTATCGTAGCAACGATTGCAATTGGAGTAGTAGGATTTAAGATTTCACCGAATATCGCGATTTTGATTGCCATTGGTATGGTGATGGTGTATGCAGTAGTGAAAAAGCATCCAACAGATATGTTGCATGAAGGAATCATCAACGGACTAAAACCGGGTATCATTCCGATCTTTATCTTTATTTTAGTCGGCGCATTGATCGCTGTTTGGATCCAAGCTGGTATCATTCCAACATTGATGGTCTATGGGTTTAAAATCATTAGCGTTCCTTGGTTTGTGCCATCAGTTTTTGTTGTGTGTGCGATCGTCGGAAGTGCAGTTGGGAGTGCCTTTACAGTCATGTCAACGATCGGGATCGCCTTTTTCGGAATCGGTACAACTTTGGGATTGAATCCAGCATTAGTAGTGGGTGCCATCGTGTCTGGGGCAGTTTTTGGAGATAAAATGTCGCCATTATCTGAATCGACCAATCTGGCAGCAGCAATCGTTGATGCCGACCTTTTCAAACATATTAAACATATGATGTGGTCAACGCTTCCCGCATTTTTTGTTTCTTTGGTTCTGTTTGCATTTCTAGGGCACACAGATAAAGGTGCGAGTTTGGCGGAAATCCAAAATGTGACCACGATTTTAGAAAACAACTTTACGATTTCAGTCTGGTCATTACTACCTTTATTCTTGATGCTGATTTGTGCATGGAAAAAAGTGCCAGCAATCTTAACGATCCTATTGAATGTAGCTGTCGCCGTTGGAATGATCTTTATCCAGACACCAAGCACTTCATTTACACGCTTAGCAACAGTTCTTGAATCTGGTTTTCTTTCGGAGACTGGAAACGCACAAATCGATGCGTTACTTAGTCGTGGGGGGATCGAAAGTATGATGCCGACTGTTTCGTTGATTATTCTTACGCTTTCATTGGGTGGACTATTGATTGAATTCGGCTTGATCTCTACGGTGATGGAGGTCGTATCGAAAAAAATGACAACGACTCCTCGATTGATTTTTACGACACTGATGACAAGTATCGGTGTGAATTTATTTATCGGCGAACAATTTTTATCGGTGATTCTACCAGGAAATGCCTTTAAAGAAACGTACAAGAAAGCAGGCCTTGATTCAACTGTTTTGAGTCGTACGTTAGAAGATGGAGGAACAGTCATCAACTACCTCATTCCTTGGGGCATTGCCGGCAGTTTTGTCGCCAGCACGTTTGGTATCCCAACCATGACTTACTTACCATTCGTCTTCTTCAGCTTGCTTTCTCCAGTCTTTTCAATGGTTAGTGCAATGACTGGACTAGGGATTGCTAAAAAGAAAGAAGAAAAGGGAAACTTGAGCGATGTGAAGGATACGATGTAA
- a CDS encoding M20 family metallopeptidase: MTTSTLTTHSFKEAINQRLAEYQALALDIHDHPEVSNYEFYSSDALIKQLEKEGFSVTKDVAGHRTGFDARYSSGKPGPTIAFLAEFDALPGIGHACGHNLFGTYSVLAASVLRDRIAEIGGEIRVYGTPGEEGGENGSAKGSFVREGFFEDVDAALCVHPAYRYGKTTESLANDPVDIKFHGVASHAAAAPEKGVNALEALIQVFNGINALRLQLPKDVNIHGIITDGGVAANVIPEYAAGRFYLRAKNRQTLNEVYQKVENIVKGAALSTGTSYEFGLFQNSVDDVIVTPSFDELFFSHANAADVPDKEIETKEQTSLGSSDVGNVSHVIPTIQPTVSISDEYIAGHSEEFKAAARSKKGLASIAIAAELLANTALDLFEKPELLEKIKQEHQAILATK; the protein is encoded by the coding sequence ATGACAACATCTACATTAACCACACATTCATTTAAGGAAGCAATCAATCAACGATTAGCTGAATATCAAGCATTAGCTTTAGATATCCATGACCATCCTGAAGTAAGCAACTACGAGTTTTATTCTTCAGACGCTTTGATCAAACAACTGGAAAAAGAAGGATTTTCTGTTACAAAAGATGTTGCTGGTCATCGAACAGGGTTTGATGCTCGATACAGTTCAGGAAAACCAGGACCGACGATTGCTTTTTTAGCAGAGTTTGACGCGTTACCAGGGATCGGTCATGCTTGTGGGCATAACTTATTTGGCACCTATTCTGTATTAGCCGCAAGTGTTTTACGGGACCGAATCGCTGAGATCGGTGGAGAGATCCGTGTCTATGGCACACCTGGAGAAGAGGGTGGCGAAAACGGCTCTGCAAAAGGAAGTTTTGTTCGAGAAGGCTTTTTTGAAGATGTAGATGCGGCTCTATGTGTCCATCCAGCTTACCGTTATGGTAAAACGACTGAATCATTAGCTAATGATCCGGTGGATATCAAGTTTCATGGCGTAGCTTCCCATGCTGCTGCAGCACCGGAAAAAGGAGTGAATGCTTTGGAAGCGTTGATCCAAGTCTTTAATGGCATCAATGCATTGCGCTTGCAACTGCCAAAAGACGTCAATATCCATGGCATCATCACCGATGGTGGTGTTGCTGCGAATGTGATCCCCGAATATGCCGCAGGGCGATTTTACTTGCGAGCAAAAAATCGTCAGACATTGAATGAAGTGTATCAAAAAGTCGAAAATATTGTGAAAGGTGCGGCATTAAGTACGGGAACAAGCTATGAATTTGGTTTATTCCAAAATTCTGTGGATGATGTGATCGTGACACCATCCTTTGATGAACTGTTTTTCAGTCATGCCAATGCAGCGGACGTACCTGATAAAGAAATCGAAACGAAAGAACAGACAAGTCTTGGTTCTTCTGATGTTGGGAACGTGAGCCATGTGATTCCGACGATCCAACCAACCGTGTCGATTTCTGATGAATATATCGCCGGTCACTCCGAAGAATTCAAAGCGGCTGCTCGCAGTAAAAAAGGGTTAGCTTCCATTGCGATTGCTGCTGAATTGTTGGCAAACACTGCTTTGGATCTATTTGAAAAGCCAGAATTGCTAGAGAAAATCAAACAGGAACATCAAGCAATCCTTGCAACGAAATAA
- a CDS encoding MetQ/NlpA family ABC transporter substrate-binding protein yields MKKIIRYTVLAFVALIWLAGCSQGNAETDTTKQTTVKLGVIGEDTDVWDDVKERLAKEDIELEYVKFTDYNQPNAALADGSIDLNAFQHQFFLDNYNTEHGTDLVSIGNTVNAPLGIYSNTIQSIDDIKDGAKVAIPNDVTNGGRALLLLQTAGLIKVDPAKEQTPTTSDITENTKNLDISELDASQTARALNDVDLSVINSGVAVDSGLTPTSDAIFLEPVDDSARPYVNIIVARKEDENNEIYQKIVDTYQTEETAKVIEETSKGSSVPAWETFGKK; encoded by the coding sequence ATGAAAAAAATCATTCGTTATACAGTACTCGCTTTTGTTGCACTTATTTGGTTGGCGGGATGTAGCCAAGGAAATGCCGAAACAGATACAACTAAACAAACCACAGTTAAGCTTGGAGTCATCGGAGAAGATACCGATGTTTGGGATGATGTCAAAGAACGGTTAGCAAAAGAAGACATTGAACTCGAGTATGTGAAGTTCACGGATTATAATCAACCAAATGCCGCATTAGCAGATGGCTCGATCGATCTCAATGCTTTTCAGCATCAGTTCTTTTTAGATAACTATAATACAGAACACGGAACAGATCTCGTTTCGATCGGTAATACAGTGAATGCACCTTTAGGGATTTATTCAAACACGATCCAATCGATCGATGATATAAAGGATGGTGCAAAAGTAGCTATTCCTAACGATGTAACAAACGGAGGACGTGCGTTGCTATTGCTACAAACAGCTGGTTTGATCAAAGTAGATCCAGCAAAAGAACAAACGCCGACCACTTCAGATATTACTGAAAATACCAAGAACTTAGATATTTCTGAATTAGATGCGTCACAGACAGCTCGTGCCTTGAACGACGTTGATCTTTCAGTGATCAATAGTGGTGTCGCAGTAGATTCAGGTTTGACACCAACAAGTGATGCAATCTTTTTAGAACCAGTAGATGACAGTGCTAGACCATATGTCAATATCATTGTGGCAAGAAAAGAAGATGAAAATAACGAAATCTATCAGAAGATCGTTGACACTTATCAAACCGAAGAAACAGCTAAAGTCATCGAAGAAACATCAAAAGGGTCGAGCGTACCCGCTTGGGAAACATTTGGTAAAAAATAA
- a CDS encoding methionine ABC transporter permease, producing the protein MTNFFETYLPNVYSIPDEFIEATKQTLYMSFWTALIGGVIGLGFGIVLVVTRPKGLLENRLLYELLDKVINVVRSIPFIILLSLLALTTRFLVGTTIGAKAALVPLIFGVVPFFARQVENALLEVDPGVIEAAEAMGTSPLGIVFRVYLIEGLPGIIRVSALTIINVIGLTAMAGAVGAGGLGNLAISRGYNRFQTDVTIVATLLILILVFLSQWISNLLIKKISH; encoded by the coding sequence ATGACTAATTTTTTTGAAACTTATTTACCGAATGTCTACTCAATACCGGATGAATTTATTGAAGCGACGAAACAGACGTTGTATATGTCTTTTTGGACCGCTTTGATCGGAGGCGTGATTGGTCTTGGCTTTGGGATCGTCCTAGTCGTGACACGCCCCAAAGGACTGCTTGAAAATCGGCTGCTTTATGAGCTTTTAGACAAAGTCATCAATGTTGTCCGCTCGATCCCTTTTATCATCTTACTTTCCTTACTAGCATTGACGACCCGCTTTTTAGTTGGTACGACGATCGGTGCTAAGGCTGCTTTAGTCCCCTTGATCTTTGGGGTTGTCCCATTTTTTGCTCGCCAAGTGGAAAATGCATTACTTGAAGTGGACCCTGGAGTCATCGAAGCCGCAGAAGCGATGGGAACAAGTCCTTTAGGGATCGTTTTTAGAGTCTACTTGATCGAAGGATTACCGGGAATCATTCGTGTCTCTGCGTTGACGATCATCAACGTCATTGGTTTGACAGCCATGGCAGGTGCAGTGGGTGCTGGTGGTTTAGGGAACTTAGCTATCTCTCGAGGGTATAATCGTTTTCAAACCGACGTGACCATCGTTGCGACGTTGCTGATCTTGATCCTTGTTTTTTTAAGTCAGTGGATCAGCAATTTATTGATCAAAAAAATATCACATTAA